One region of Bacteroidales bacterium genomic DNA includes:
- the gltA gene encoding NADPH-dependent glutamate synthase, protein MPEKKTLNLDRAEMPKQPPFIRRRNFEEVATGYTDVMALEEASRCLGCKKPFCMEGCPVEINIPEFIRHINEGDFNGAIKIIKEKNCLPAVCGRVCPQEEQCEIHCILNKKGAPVAIGRLERFAADWEAAQDHVELPEIKNKTGKKVAVIGSGPAGITVAGDLILAGHEVTMFEALHEAGGVLTYGIPEFRLPGRIVQREIDYLQKLGVKLICNFVVGKTRALKKLLAEYDAIFIGTGAGLPWFMEIPGENLNGVYSANEYLTRVNLMRGFQYPKTYTPVKRHKRVAVVGGGNVAMDCARTALRLGAEQSYIVYRRSESELPARREEYENAVEEGVIFNFLTLPEKLIGDENGWLSEIECSKMELGEPDQSGRRKPIRIQGSEFRIPMDACIVAIGNSPNPIIPATTAELEVSKKGTIVVDEETGKTSIDRVWAGGDIVTGAATVILAMGAGRKAARSIHDYLNNSSGQG, encoded by the coding sequence ATGCCAGAAAAAAAGACATTAAACCTCGACAGGGCAGAGATGCCGAAACAACCTCCATTCATCAGGCGGAGAAATTTTGAGGAGGTCGCTACAGGCTATACCGATGTCATGGCACTGGAGGAGGCAAGCCGCTGCCTCGGATGTAAAAAGCCCTTTTGCATGGAGGGGTGTCCTGTCGAAATCAACATCCCGGAATTCATCCGTCACATCAATGAAGGGGATTTTAACGGGGCGATCAAAATCATCAAAGAAAAGAACTGCCTTCCAGCGGTATGCGGAAGGGTATGCCCGCAGGAGGAGCAGTGCGAAATACACTGCATCCTGAACAAAAAAGGTGCCCCGGTGGCAATCGGCCGGCTCGAGCGTTTTGCCGCAGACTGGGAAGCTGCCCAGGACCATGTTGAACTGCCGGAGATAAAGAACAAGACCGGGAAAAAAGTGGCCGTGATCGGTTCAGGACCTGCTGGAATTACAGTGGCCGGCGACCTGATCCTGGCCGGACACGAAGTGACAATGTTCGAAGCGCTGCATGAGGCAGGTGGTGTGCTGACTTATGGCATCCCAGAATTCCGTCTGCCCGGCAGGATCGTGCAGCGGGAGATTGATTATCTCCAGAAGCTTGGGGTAAAGCTTATCTGCAACTTTGTGGTCGGCAAGACCCGGGCACTGAAAAAACTGCTGGCAGAATATGATGCCATATTCATCGGTACAGGCGCTGGCCTGCCATGGTTCATGGAGATACCCGGAGAGAACCTGAACGGCGTTTACTCGGCCAATGAGTATCTGACACGTGTTAACCTGATGCGGGGATTTCAATATCCTAAAACATATACCCCGGTGAAGAGGCATAAAAGGGTAGCCGTCGTGGGTGGGGGCAATGTGGCTATGGATTGTGCCCGCACAGCTTTGCGCCTTGGCGCAGAACAGTCGTATATCGTTTACCGCCGTTCAGAGTCCGAATTACCGGCACGGCGCGAAGAATATGAGAATGCCGTGGAAGAAGGAGTCATCTTTAATTTCCTTACACTTCCTGAGAAACTAATTGGTGACGAGAACGGCTGGTTGAGCGAGATCGAATGTTCGAAGATGGAACTCGGCGAACCCGACCAATCCGGAAGAAGAAAGCCGATCCGCATCCAGGGTTCCGAATTCAGGATACCGATGGATGCCTGCATCGTTGCAATAGGGAACAGTCCGAATCCTATAATACCTGCAACAACAGCTGAGCTTGAGGTTAGTAAAAAAGGGACAATCGTCGTTGATGAAGAAACCGGAAAAACCTCCATCGATCGGGTCTGGGCAGGTGGCGATATCGTCACCGGAGCAGCTACAGTAATTCTTGCTATGGGAGCCGGCCGGAAAGCCGCCAGGTCAATACATGATTATCTTAATAACAGTTCAGGACAAGGATGA
- a CDS encoding NAD(P)H-dependent oxidoreductase subunit E, producing the protein MELTRTSIADILERYPEEEGSLIPLLQKAQEAYGYISDEMVEIIADYLNLTANQVFGVASFYSQFRFTEPARHSICVCLGTACHVSGGETLLEAFERELNIKPGESTTDKKFDLARVACLGCCALAPVVKINRDIYSKVNVIKLKEMWGSYE; encoded by the coding sequence GTGGAACTGACAAGAACCTCAATTGCCGACATTCTCGAACGTTACCCGGAGGAGGAGGGTAGTCTGATCCCCTTACTGCAGAAAGCGCAGGAGGCTTACGGGTATATTTCTGATGAAATGGTTGAAATAATTGCAGACTACCTCAACCTGACAGCAAACCAGGTATTTGGCGTAGCATCGTTTTATTCCCAGTTCCGGTTCACAGAACCCGCACGGCATTCAATCTGCGTATGCCTCGGCACAGCCTGCCACGTGAGCGGCGGGGAGACTTTACTGGAAGCTTTCGAGAGGGAGTTGAACATCAAACCCGGTGAGAGCACGACCGATAAAAAGTTCGATCTTGCCAGGGTAGCATGTCTGGGCTGCTGTGCCCTGGCCCCGGTCGTGAAGATTAACCGCGACATTTACAGTAAGGTCAATGTGATCAAACTTAAAGAGATGTGGGGCAGCTATGAATAA
- the tatA gene encoding twin-arginine translocase TatA/TatE family subunit — translation MNAFILLGVVGPWQIILIIVVVLLLFGGKKIPELMKGIGQGAREFKKGLSGENEEEKSKDDVTKKE, via the coding sequence ATGAATGCATTTATATTGCTTGGTGTGGTTGGACCTTGGCAGATCATTCTTATCATCGTGGTCGTTTTGTTACTTTTTGGCGGGAAAAAAATACCTGAATTGATGAAAGGTATTGGCCAGGGGGCCAGGGAATTTAAGAAAGGTCTCAGCGGAGAGAATGAAGAAGAGAAAAGTAAAGATGATGTGACAAAGAAAGAATAA
- a CDS encoding NADH-quinone oxidoreductase subunit NuoF translates to MNNYTALKEKSTGEWNTLTGSAEPVIYLGMGSCGKAAGADKVRQVILDTLQKYNITAKLVEVGCIGTCYLEPLMDIAAHGNPRISFGNVDERTAELILYKYLVEKEVFSKKVLGYFGDQPYDGIPAFFDQPMLKPQVRIVTKNCGLIDPGNIAHYIANDGYLGLKTALDKSPDEIIDEIYNSGLRGRGGAGFRTGTKWRTCRDTEADVKYLICNADEGDPGAFMNRLLIESDPHAVLEGILIAAYAIGATHGYIYIRAEYPLAIIRLENAMKQMDECGLTGKNILGSGFSFDIKIKEGAGAFVCGEETSLIHSIEGKRGMPRTRPPFPAISGLHGKPTVINNVETLGTIPHIIRNGWRWYRQFGTENNPGTKTFSLVGKIRRTGLIEVPLGTPLRKIIYDIGGGTQKEFKAVQTGGPSGGCLPKELLDTPVTYETLASVGSIMGSGGLIVMDSDTCVVDIARYFLDFIQKESCGKCTPCRVGTRHMVEILEKICHGQAEPQFLDKLESLAKLVKSTSLCGLGQTAPNPVLSTLRYFRYEYIAHVDQYYCQALVCRSLIEYTVLKERCTGCQRCVSVCPTGAITGPRSEPHNLDINKCIKCRACYEICRFDAIAGNAIIITSRKEE, encoded by the coding sequence ATGAATAACTACACCGCACTCAAAGAGAAAAGCACTGGCGAGTGGAATACCCTGACCGGCTCTGCCGAACCGGTCATATACCTTGGGATGGGATCCTGTGGCAAGGCTGCCGGTGCGGATAAAGTCAGGCAGGTTATCCTGGATACACTCCAGAAATATAATATTACTGCAAAACTGGTAGAGGTCGGTTGTATTGGGACCTGTTACCTGGAGCCGCTCATGGACATTGCCGCCCATGGTAATCCCCGGATATCGTTCGGGAATGTCGATGAAAGGACTGCCGAGCTTATCCTGTATAAATATTTGGTTGAAAAAGAAGTGTTCAGTAAAAAAGTCCTGGGATATTTCGGCGATCAGCCATACGATGGCATCCCTGCTTTTTTTGACCAGCCGATGCTTAAGCCCCAGGTGCGGATCGTGACAAAAAACTGCGGTCTGATCGACCCGGGGAATATCGCCCATTACATTGCCAACGACGGCTACCTTGGATTAAAAACTGCGCTCGACAAATCCCCCGATGAGATCATTGATGAGATCTATAACTCCGGCCTCCGCGGAAGAGGTGGAGCAGGATTCAGGACTGGAACGAAGTGGCGCACCTGTCGGGATACAGAAGCGGATGTAAAATATCTGATCTGCAATGCCGACGAAGGTGACCCGGGAGCTTTCATGAACCGTCTCCTTATCGAAAGCGACCCCCATGCCGTGCTGGAGGGGATACTCATCGCTGCTTATGCAATCGGGGCAACACATGGATACATTTACATCCGGGCAGAATACCCTCTTGCGATCATCCGGCTCGAGAATGCCATGAAACAGATGGATGAATGCGGGCTGACAGGTAAAAATATCCTGGGCTCCGGCTTCTCATTTGACATTAAGATCAAGGAGGGCGCCGGAGCTTTTGTCTGCGGAGAGGAAACTTCACTGATCCATTCCATCGAAGGCAAACGCGGCATGCCGCGCACCCGTCCCCCGTTCCCGGCCATCAGTGGCCTGCATGGGAAACCGACTGTGATCAACAACGTTGAAACCCTTGGCACCATCCCCCATATTATCCGGAACGGATGGCGATGGTACAGGCAGTTTGGTACTGAGAACAACCCTGGCACCAAGACCTTCTCGCTTGTCGGCAAGATAAGGCGGACAGGCCTGATCGAAGTTCCACTGGGTACTCCACTAAGGAAAATCATTTACGATATCGGTGGTGGGACCCAGAAAGAATTCAAGGCAGTACAGACCGGAGGGCCGTCGGGGGGATGCCTTCCTAAAGAGTTGCTTGATACCCCCGTCACCTATGAAACACTTGCTTCTGTGGGATCAATCATGGGTTCCGGCGGACTGATCGTGATGGACTCCGACACCTGCGTTGTGGATATTGCCCGTTATTTCCTCGATTTCATCCAGAAAGAATCCTGCGGCAAATGCACGCCGTGCAGGGTAGGCACACGCCATATGGTTGAAATCCTTGAGAAAATATGCCATGGGCAGGCCGAACCGCAATTCCTTGATAAGCTTGAATCTCTCGCAAAGCTGGTTAAATCCACCTCCCTTTGCGGCCTGGGGCAAACTGCGCCGAATCCGGTGTTGTCTACACTCCGGTATTTCAGGTATGAATACATTGCGCATGTGGACCAATACTATTGTCAGGCGCTTGTATGCCGTTCGCTGATCGAATATACGGTGCTTAAAGAAAGGTGCACGGGATGCCAGCGTTGCGTAAGTGTTTGCCCGACCGGGGCGATCACCGGTCCCCGTTCGGAACCGCATAACCTGGATATCAATAAATGCATCAAATGCCGCGCATGTTATGAAATATGCCGTTTTGATGCCATCGCCGGAAATGCAATCATCATTACCTCGAGGAAAGAAGAATGA
- a CDS encoding ATP-binding protein has translation MISTQVKTILKSIGYDPQLVRRVAISTYEAEMNVVMHAKRGHVILTASDKEIDIIINDEGKGIKDIELAMTEGYSTATEEQQAMGFGAGMGLPNIKKNSDKLKIESEVNKGTSIETIFYVK, from the coding sequence ATGATTTCCACCCAGGTCAAGACGATCCTGAAATCCATCGGGTATGATCCTCAGCTTGTCAGAAGGGTTGCCATCTCTACTTATGAAGCAGAAATGAACGTTGTGATGCATGCTAAAAGGGGTCACGTAATACTCACGGCAAGTGATAAGGAAATTGACATTATCATCAATGATGAAGGAAAGGGTATTAAAGATATCGAACTGGCCATGACAGAGGGATATTCGACAGCTACCGAAGAGCAACAGGCTATGGGTTTCGGCGCAGGCATGGGACTACCGAATATCAAGAAGAATTCTGATAAATTAAAGATTGAAAGTGAAGTCAATAAGGGGACATCCATAGAGACAATTTTTTACGTGAAATGA
- a CDS encoding agmatine deiminase family protein, with amino-acid sequence MKKLFTLLSLTFLLLFSALRSQDLNPRLTHAMSPEEELRKHEIGKDFTPTNPPAPPVRIVAEFEEMQSVLICYPFGIPMSLIIEMAEDCKVKTIVANASQQQQVLTQYQAAGVNIANCEWLLAPTDSYWTRDYGPWFVVDASYDVGISDFPYNRPRPNDDNIPVVLAQQMGIPLYGMDLIHTGGNWMDDGMGIGASTQLVWTENPLMTHQEIDTMVWDYLGIRKYHVLPDPLDDYIEHIDCWGKFLDVDKVLIGQVPQSDYRYNDFEFVANYFALQTSSYGNHYQVYRIYTPGTYPYTPYTNSLILNKKVFVPITGSQWDDEALQVYGEAMPGYEVVGIMHDTWETTDALHCRAKGIADVGMLYVNHMPLLGNKDFQFEWDLSADIIPYTGMGVISDSLLCYYKVNDGNFQAVPLHNMNGYQYKATIPFANPGSQVSYYLHAADFSGRKKNHPYIGAADPHVFTVGYADDAIIAPDTIVYLTEYEIIEGKTFNIYNYTDGDLVINDIEIEHEGYPFPWSIDPWIIELPYTMTVNEVLPLNVKINMIVDSYLGELVVDTLDIFTENGHHKVILKVDSDLITSINDPTPQSSLSMIVSIIPNPFNSMTCISFSLDQLLKTSLIVYTLQGQMIMVLADQTFSSGKHELVWNRKDRSGNEVKAGIYLVKLITEQGIDTRKLIVTE; translated from the coding sequence ATGAAAAAATTATTTACCCTGCTCAGTTTAACCTTCCTGCTTTTATTCTCTGCTTTGCGTTCACAGGACCTGAACCCACGGCTGACACATGCAATGTCGCCGGAAGAAGAGCTCAGAAAACACGAGATCGGAAAAGACTTTACACCTACAAACCCTCCCGCTCCCCCTGTCCGTATAGTTGCCGAATTCGAGGAAATGCAAAGCGTTCTGATCTGTTATCCTTTCGGCATTCCGATGAGCCTGATCATAGAAATGGCAGAAGATTGCAAGGTGAAAACTATCGTTGCCAACGCGTCGCAACAGCAGCAGGTTTTGACGCAGTACCAGGCGGCAGGAGTAAACATTGCAAACTGCGAGTGGCTTCTCGCCCCAACAGATTCTTACTGGACAAGGGATTACGGTCCATGGTTCGTGGTAGACGCAAGCTATGATGTAGGAATTTCCGACTTTCCCTATAACCGGCCCAGGCCAAATGACGATAATATCCCTGTAGTATTGGCCCAGCAAATGGGTATCCCGCTTTATGGCATGGACCTGATACATACGGGCGGCAACTGGATGGATGACGGAATGGGGATAGGAGCTTCAACCCAACTTGTCTGGACAGAAAACCCGTTGATGACCCACCAGGAGATAGACACAATGGTTTGGGATTATTTAGGGATCAGGAAATACCATGTGTTACCGGATCCCCTGGATGATTATATTGAGCATATCGATTGCTGGGGAAAATTCCTCGATGTGGATAAGGTACTCATCGGACAGGTGCCGCAGTCCGATTACCGGTATAATGATTTTGAGTTTGTCGCCAATTATTTCGCATTACAGACTTCTTCTTACGGCAATCATTATCAGGTTTACCGGATCTATACCCCCGGTACTTATCCTTACACACCCTATACTAATTCACTGATCTTAAATAAAAAAGTATTCGTCCCCATCACCGGCAGCCAATGGGACGATGAAGCCCTCCAGGTTTATGGAGAGGCCATGCCCGGTTACGAGGTTGTCGGGATCATGCATGATACCTGGGAAACTACCGACGCGCTCCATTGCCGCGCCAAAGGCATCGCCGATGTGGGCATGTTATATGTCAACCATATGCCTTTGCTTGGAAATAAGGATTTCCAGTTTGAATGGGATTTATCTGCCGATATCATACCCTACACGGGGATGGGTGTTATTTCCGATTCCCTGCTTTGTTATTATAAAGTAAATGATGGCAATTTCCAGGCAGTTCCCCTTCACAACATGAATGGCTACCAATATAAAGCCACTATTCCTTTTGCGAACCCTGGCAGCCAGGTTTCTTATTACCTCCATGCTGCTGATTTTTCAGGCAGAAAGAAAAATCATCCTTATATTGGTGCCGCTGATCCCCATGTTTTTACAGTCGGGTACGCCGATGATGCTATCATTGCTCCGGATACCATCGTATATTTAACAGAATATGAAATCATCGAAGGAAAAACCTTCAATATCTATAATTATACCGATGGAGACCTGGTTATCAATGATATAGAAATAGAACACGAAGGTTATCCTTTTCCATGGTCTATCGATCCCTGGATCATCGAACTTCCATATACCATGACTGTTAACGAGGTGCTTCCCTTAAATGTTAAGATTAATATGATTGTTGATAGCTATTTAGGAGAACTTGTAGTGGATACGCTGGATATTTTCACGGAAAATGGCCATCACAAAGTTATCCTCAAAGTCGACAGCGACCTGATCACCTCAATTAATGACCCAACCCCTCAGTCTTCATTATCTATGATTGTTTCTATAATACCCAATCCGTTTAACAGCATGACCTGTATTTCATTCAGCCTTGATCAGCTGTTAAAAACCAGCCTGATCGTTTATACCTTACAGGGACAAATGATAATGGTCCTTGCCGACCAAACATTTTCCTCAGGGAAGCATGAATTGGTATGGAACCGGAAAGACAGATCCGGGAATGAAGTAAAAGCAGGGATTTACCTGGTGAAATTGATTACGGAGCAGGGGATTGATACCAGGAAGCTTATTGTAACTGAATAA
- a CDS encoding 4Fe-4S binding protein, with the protein MKYFHSHVIIPEKCTGRMKCIRSCPTKAIRIRQNKIIYFDDLCVDCGACINACPENVYVPVIDEISDFEKFELKIALPSRILYTQFGLNIHPHLIHKALKQIGFDLVVDTSQETHDMSFVISEHLKLNPGGRPIISSFCPAIIRFIQVRYPNLMELISTFDVPREITAKTAKEKYSAELGIPVNKIGVIYITPCPAMVVSIKQPAEKEKSWIDGAIAIKDIYNIILPEILKIQDFRKQDEPENYFFYGRGWGGLCHIQQHLDSERCMSVRGIDNVKMILDDIEDSRLRNVDYIEAFICSQGCIAGAFCVENPYISRHNSIMLEKRYSEPVGFNKDEVMEKYRDGYYFMEQPILPRPTRSLAVDIATSIKRMKQKERILTKLPKKDCSLCGAPSCETFAEDCAWGEADLTDCIFFKRTSL; encoded by the coding sequence ATGAAATATTTTCATTCACATGTGATCATACCTGAGAAGTGCACGGGGAGAATGAAATGCATCAGGTCATGCCCCACCAAGGCCATCAGGATCAGGCAAAATAAGATCATTTATTTTGATGACCTTTGCGTGGACTGCGGTGCATGTATTAATGCCTGCCCGGAAAATGTCTATGTCCCTGTCATCGACGAGATCAGTGACTTCGAGAAGTTTGAATTAAAAATCGCCCTTCCCTCCCGAATTCTTTATACCCAATTCGGGTTAAATATCCATCCACATCTCATTCACAAGGCCCTGAAACAGATCGGGTTCGACCTGGTGGTCGATACCTCCCAGGAAACCCACGATATGAGTTTTGTCATCTCCGAGCACCTTAAATTAAATCCCGGGGGAAGACCCATCATCAGCTCCTTCTGTCCTGCAATCATCCGGTTTATCCAGGTGAGATATCCTAACCTGATGGAACTGATCTCCACCTTCGACGTTCCCCGCGAGATCACCGCCAAAACAGCCAAGGAAAAATATTCCGCTGAGTTGGGCATCCCTGTCAATAAGATCGGCGTTATTTATATCACTCCCTGTCCTGCCATGGTCGTTTCGATCAAGCAACCTGCCGAGAAGGAAAAATCCTGGATCGACGGTGCCATCGCCATCAAAGACATTTACAACATTATCCTTCCCGAGATATTGAAGATTCAGGACTTCAGGAAACAGGATGAACCGGAAAACTACTTTTTCTATGGCAGGGGCTGGGGAGGTCTTTGCCATATCCAGCAACACCTCGACTCCGAACGGTGCATGTCGGTGAGAGGGATTGATAATGTAAAGATGATCCTGGATGATATCGAAGACTCAAGATTGAGGAATGTAGATTATATCGAAGCATTTATCTGTTCACAAGGATGTATCGCCGGTGCATTTTGTGTAGAGAACCCTTATATCTCGAGGCACAATTCGATCATGCTTGAAAAGCGATATAGCGAACCTGTAGGTTTTAACAAAGACGAGGTGATGGAGAAGTACAGGGACGGGTATTATTTCATGGAACAGCCCATCCTGCCCAGGCCAACGAGGTCACTGGCAGTCGATATAGCCACTTCGATCAAACGCATGAAACAAAAGGAAAGGATACTCACAAAACTCCCGAAAAAAGATTGCAGCCTGTGTGGGGCACCTAGCTGCGAAACCTTTGCGGAAGATTGCGCCTGGGGAGAAGCCGACCTTACCGACTGCATTTTCTTCAAGAGGACTTCATTATAA
- a CDS encoding sulfide/dihydroorotate dehydrogenase-like FAD/NAD-binding protein, with protein MFEILERKMIVPNLHLLVVHAPDIVEEIQPGQFVIVHAGEGAERIPLTPADWNHDDGSLTIVFMEVGTSTGKLAMLKPGDKIPTVVGPLGKPMEIDHFGTVICIGGCYGMGSIFPIVRALKEKGNRIITIMEGRSRNLLYWEEKLSLFSDRVIKITRDGSYGYKGHIREGVDIIRETGIVPDRVIANGCTTLSYMATQQYSLYNIPVIVSLNTIMIDGTGMCGVCRCTVQGKMQFACVDGPNFDGRYVDWEELAKRRKQYITEEAFLVHHSGCGG; from the coding sequence ATGTTTGAGATCTTAGAAAGAAAGATGATTGTCCCCAATCTCCACTTGCTGGTGGTACATGCGCCGGATATTGTGGAAGAAATCCAGCCGGGCCAATTCGTAATCGTTCATGCGGGAGAAGGGGCTGAAAGGATTCCGCTGACACCGGCCGACTGGAATCATGACGACGGTAGCCTGACGATCGTTTTCATGGAGGTGGGCACTTCTACAGGTAAATTGGCTATGCTCAAACCGGGCGACAAGATCCCTACTGTGGTCGGTCCACTGGGTAAACCGATGGAGATTGATCACTTCGGAACGGTGATCTGCATCGGCGGTTGTTATGGTATGGGATCTATTTTTCCCATAGTCAGGGCGTTGAAGGAGAAAGGGAACCGGATCATCACGATCATGGAGGGGCGGAGCAGGAACCTGCTGTACTGGGAGGAAAAACTCAGCCTTTTCAGCGACCGGGTAATTAAAATAACAAGAGACGGCAGTTACGGATATAAAGGACATATCAGAGAGGGGGTTGACATCATCAGAGAAACAGGAATTGTGCCTGACAGGGTGATCGCAAATGGCTGCACGACCCTTTCTTATATGGCTACACAGCAATATTCACTATATAATATACCGGTGATTGTTTCCCTGAACACCATCATGATCGACGGGACGGGGATGTGCGGCGTTTGCCGGTGCACGGTGCAGGGAAAAATGCAATTTGCATGTGTTGACGGGCCGAATTTCGACGGGAGGTATGTCGATTGGGAGGAGCTGGCCAAGAGAAGGAAACAATATATCACCGAAGAAGCATTTCTGGTTCATCATTCAGGATGCGGAGGATAA
- a CDS encoding 2Fe-2S iron-sulfur cluster-binding protein yields MKITINNRLIETGMAVTILDAAMQNDIYIPSLCAHPELTPYGGCRLCIIEIEGRKGFPTACTTIAEEGMIVRTETQTLQEMRRDLIQLILSEHPSACLICKDVEGCAGFQETIRKVGVTTGCRWCPKDKDCELQRIVDNLGISELTLPGLYRDFPVEKYDPFFDRDYNLCIYCGRCVRICTEHRKSSVLSLKQRGKLTTIGPAYDNSHIDAECEFCGACVSVCPTGAMSEKSRKWWGLPEKYEPSVCPLCSLNCDLQVLTLKNRIVGTVPPGKPHESGGELCVKGRFCLSELVNRTERILEPQFRYPEGYGFVTWDFAIEKTKDIIRDIEPGRSAVFISPGMTLEEIASAGIFAEKVLKTDMITSSCMDGDLPDYMEMAGESVTIEELKNAGLIVSFFLNGNYRYGPLTMAIKSLAAGGIPYYEVGWLRSTTTRFARKRLIPASGKEVDYIRKIISCLETGKNGTKEVNELVKALKSNNRKMIILTPEIMSLSNGREILQLIRQIVKMTGAKLFMPNQFGNLNGLLSLLDIKPLDDVLKKIADGGVDMVYFLGDTPQEEFPTVKHKIYQNAFPAPSGLNPDVIFPTCLWGESGGSYMSSTGQIKKFHAVAAPQGYSLPHQEVLAKIIQALEFSIPLQESEKITGVASKKHDYLISAGRNNNPVHNDLQAVSADYPFLLIRERDQHVYNNLSLSDKLEGFGELVQPGHVMLNPADAKAMDLKNDDIVELASAAKRITFRAVIRKNITKGFLFLQESDGKGEFETNPCPVNIKRKNV; encoded by the coding sequence ATGAAGATAACGATCAACAACCGGCTCATCGAGACCGGCATGGCCGTTACCATACTCGATGCGGCCATGCAGAACGACATTTACATTCCATCGCTTTGCGCTCATCCGGAGCTGACTCCTTACGGTGGATGCAGATTATGCATTATCGAGATCGAAGGAAGAAAAGGATTTCCCACCGCATGCACCACCATAGCGGAAGAGGGGATGATCGTGAGGACTGAAACGCAAACCCTGCAGGAGATGCGAAGAGACTTGATTCAGCTGATCTTAAGCGAACATCCTTCTGCCTGCCTGATCTGCAAGGATGTCGAAGGATGCGCCGGCTTTCAGGAAACGATCAGGAAAGTGGGTGTGACTACAGGTTGCCGGTGGTGCCCCAAGGATAAAGATTGTGAACTTCAAAGAATTGTTGACAACCTGGGAATCAGCGAATTGACATTACCAGGTTTGTACAGGGATTTCCCGGTTGAGAAATATGATCCGTTTTTCGACAGGGATTATAACCTGTGTATTTACTGCGGCCGCTGTGTGAGGATCTGCACAGAACACAGGAAAAGCAGTGTGCTTTCCCTTAAACAGCGGGGCAAGCTGACCACGATCGGCCCCGCTTACGATAACAGCCACATCGATGCCGAATGTGAGTTCTGTGGTGCCTGCGTTTCAGTATGCCCGACCGGTGCCATGTCGGAGAAGAGCAGGAAATGGTGGGGGCTGCCCGAAAAATATGAACCTTCGGTTTGTCCGCTCTGCAGTCTGAACTGCGACCTGCAGGTGCTGACCCTGAAAAACAGGATCGTCGGCACTGTCCCGCCAGGAAAGCCGCATGAATCGGGCGGGGAGTTATGTGTGAAGGGACGGTTCTGCCTGAGCGAGCTTGTGAACAGGACCGAGAGGATACTGGAACCACAATTCAGGTACCCCGAGGGTTATGGCTTTGTCACCTGGGATTTTGCTATTGAAAAGACAAAAGATATAATCAGAGATATCGAGCCAGGCAGGTCAGCGGTTTTCATCTCGCCGGGCATGACACTGGAAGAGATTGCTTCTGCAGGTATTTTTGCTGAAAAGGTGTTAAAAACAGACATGATAACATCCTCCTGCATGGATGGGGATCTGCCTGATTATATGGAGATGGCCGGAGAATCAGTTACCATTGAAGAGTTAAAAAATGCCGGCCTGATTGTCTCTTTCTTTTTAAACGGGAATTACAGGTATGGTCCGCTGACCATGGCTATCAAATCATTAGCTGCCGGTGGGATTCCCTATTATGAGGTCGGGTGGTTAAGATCTACTACCACGCGCTTTGCCAGGAAGAGACTGATACCGGCTTCAGGAAAAGAAGTGGATTATATCCGAAAGATCATCTCTTGCCTGGAAACAGGTAAAAACGGCACAAAAGAGGTCAATGAGCTGGTAAAGGCGTTAAAAAGCAACAACCGGAAGATGATCATCTTAACCCCCGAGATCATGTCGCTCAGCAATGGCAGGGAAATATTGCAGTTAATCAGGCAAATCGTCAAAATGACCGGGGCGAAACTCTTCATGCCGAACCAGTTCGGTAACCTGAATGGCTTGCTTTCTCTCCTGGACATCAAACCGTTGGATGATGTTCTGAAAAAGATTGCAGATGGTGGGGTGGACATGGTTTATTTCCTTGGCGACACACCCCAAGAGGAATTCCCGACGGTGAAGCATAAAATATATCAGAATGCATTCCCCGCTCCTTCCGGACTGAATCCTGATGTGATATTTCCCACCTGCCTTTGGGGTGAATCAGGCGGATCGTATATGAGTTCGACGGGGCAGATTAAAAAGTTCCATGCTGTTGCAGCACCACAAGGGTATTCACTGCCTCATCAGGAGGTGCTGGCAAAAATCATCCAGGCATTGGAATTCAGCATTCCTCTTCAGGAATCTGAAAAAATTACCGGGGTTGCATCGAAAAAGCACGATTATTTAATATCTGCCGGAAGAAATAACAATCCCGTTCATAATGATCTTCAGGCAGTAAGCGCTGATTATCCATTTTTACTGATACGCGAAAGGGATCAGCATGTTTACAACAACCTGAGCCTGAGCGACAAGCTGGAGGGTTTCGGTGAGCTAGTACAGCCGGGACATGTCATGCTGAATCCCGCAGATGCAAAGGCAATGGACCTGAAAAACGATGACATTGTTGAGCTGGCTTCAGCAGCTAAAAGAATTACATTCCGGGCGGTCATCCGGAAGAATATTACGAAAGGATTCCTGTTTCTCCAGGAATCGGATGGAAAAGGTGAATTTGAGACTAATCCTTGTCCTGTAAACATAAAGAGGAAAAATGTTTGA